The Salvia splendens isolate huo1 chromosome 21, SspV2, whole genome shotgun sequence genome includes a window with the following:
- the LOC121783313 gene encoding mitogen-activated protein kinase 7-like isoform X1, which translates to MCSEMATPVEPPNGFRPMGKHYFTMWHMLFEIDTKYVPIKGIGRGAYGVVCSSINRETNERVAIKKINNVFGNLVDALRTLRELMLLRCIKHENVIALKDVMMPSNWRGFKDIYLVYELMDSDLHQIIKSPQPLSNDHCKYFVFQLLRGLKYLHSANILHRDLKPGNLLVNADCQLKICDFGLARTSRDNGEFMTEYVVTRWYRAPELLLSCDNYGTSIDIWSVGCILAEILGRKPIFPGTDSLSQLRLIISVLGSQPEADLEFIDNAKARAYVQSLNFPGKVNFSSLYPHADTLAIDLLERMLVFDPTKRISVAEALSHPYIAGLYDPNCNPPAQYKINVDIDETIGEPVIREMMLREMLYYHPEAAYASAIY; encoded by the exons ATGTGTAGTGAAATGGCGACTCCGGTGGAGCCCCCAAATGGATTTAGGCCGATGGGGAAGCATTACTTCACAATGTGGCATATGTTGTTCGAAATCGACACGAAATACGTTCCCATCAAGGGCATCGGGAGGGGGGCGTATGGGGTGGTTTGTTCGTCGATAAACAGGGAGACGAACGAGAGGGTGGCGATCAAGAAGATCAACAATGTGTTTGGGAATCTCGTGGACGCGCTGAGGACTCTGCGGGAGCTGATGCTGCTGCGCTGCATCAAGCACGAGAACGTGATCGCCCTCAAGGATGTGATGATGCCGAGCAACTGGAGGGGTTTTAAGGATATTTATCTGGTTTACGAGCTGATGGACTCTGATCTTCATCAGATCATTAAGTCGCCTCAGCCTTTGTCGAATGACCATTGCAAGTACTTCGTCTTTCAG CTGCTTAGAGGGTTAAAATATCTACATTCTGCGAACATTCTTCACCGGGACCTGAAGCCAGGGAACCTCCTCGTCAATGCAGACTGCCAGCTCAAAATATGTGATTTTGGACTTGCACGTACAAGCAGAGACAACGGAGAGTTCATGACTGAATATGTTGTCACGAGATGGTATCGTGCACCAGAGCTGCTCCTTTCCTGTGACAATTACGGAACCTCCATTGACATCTGGTCCGTGGGATGCATCTTGGCAGAAATTCTTGGCCGGAAACCAATCTTTCCGGGAACCGACAGCCTCAGTCAACTCAGACTTATCATCAGTGTACTTGGCAGCCAACCTGAAGCTGATCTCGAGTTTATAGACAATGCAAAGGCAAGGGCGTATGTGCAGTCGCTCAACTTTCCTGGAAAAGTGAACTTCTCTTCTTTATATCCGCACGCAGACACTTTGGCGATAGATTTGTTGGAGAGGATGCTTGTATTTGATCCTACAAAAAGAATTAGTGTTGCTGAGGCTCTCTCCCACCCTTACATTGCTGGTTTGTACGATCCGAACTGCAACCCTCCGGCCCAGTACAAGATCAATGTCGATATAGATGAGACTATCGGGGAACCAGTTATAAGGGAGATGATGTTGAGAGAGATGCTCTATTACCACCCTGAAGCTGCCTATGCCAGTGCAATATATTGA
- the LOC121784564 gene encoding transcription factor bHLH110-like, whose translation MMESSNLYELQQQLASSLATAQSTTELPSTHQWNPSLPLNNDAYDHYMNQILPMSAAQVTTNNYFGHERCPNPIDLCHSSSSPLFSSQLGWNVSPSPPSANIDYVLDSVITSSSTSSFTNYSNKDKAISRTKRVSSSSQKDAASKKKKAASCTLPKEKIGDRIAALHRLVAPFGKTDAASVLTEALGYIQFLHHQIQTLSMSCIKPSQSNHLQCFQRVSKGKECWDAKQVDLQSRGLSLVPISVAAYVSSSSSVGLD comes from the exons ATGATGGAGTCCTCAAACTTATATGAGTTGCAACAACAGCTTGCTTCTTCTTTAGCAACAGCTCAATCCACAACTGAACTACCATCCACACACCAATGGAATCCAAGCTTACCTCT GAACAACGACGCGTATGATCACTACATGAATCAAATCCTTCCTATGTCAGCAGCTCAAGTCACCACGAATAATTATTTTGGACACGAAAGGTGCCCTAATCCGATCGATCTTTGTCACAGTAGCTCAAGCCCATTATTCTCGTCTCAACTCGGTTGGAATGTTTCCCCATCTCCACCTTCTGCTAACATTGATTATGTATTGGATAGTGTCATCACCTCTTCTTCAACCTCCTCTTTCACCAATTACTCCAACAAG GATAAAGCTATTTCCCGGACAAAGAGGGTTTCTAGTTCATCTCAGAAAGATGCAGcatcaaagaagaagaaggcagccTCGTGTACATTGCCTAAG gagaagaTAGGAGACAGGATTGCAGCTCTCCACAGACTAGTGGCTCCTTTCGGCAAG ACAGATGCAGCATCTGTACTAACTGAAGCTCTTGGTTACATTCAGTTTCTTCATCATCAAATCCAG ACATTGAGCATGTCTTGTATAAAGCCATCCCAGAGCAATCACCTACAATGCTTTCAACGG GTTTCGAAGGGGAAAGAGTGTTGGGACGCAAAGCAAGTTGATCTACAAAGTAGAGGGCTTAGTCTTGTGCCCATTTCTGTTGCCGCCTACGTTTCTTCATCTAGTAGTGTTGGACTCGATTGA
- the LOC121784718 gene encoding heavy metal-associated isoprenylated plant protein 43-like produces the protein MVQKTVMKVNISCNKCKTNIFKAVSGLPGVDKVEVDGAKGTLSVTGDADPYEIIVKTRKVGKFAEVVSIGPPPKPQEKKPEPKKPEEKKAEQKPLEHIHHTPFICSLCERMSVYPITHWEQPTTQCNIL, from the exons ATGGTCCAAAAGACTGTGATGAAGGTCAACATATCATGCAACAAATGCAAGACTAACATCTTCAAAGCTGTATCAGGCTTACCAG GAGTTGATAAAGTGGAAGTGGATGGAGCAAAGGGAACACTAAGTGTGACAGGTGATGCAGATCCATATGAGATAATAGTGAAAACAAGGAAAGTTGGAAAATTTGCAGAAGTGGTGAGTATCGGGCCCCCTCCGAAACCGCAAGAGAAAAAGCCAGAACCGAAGAAGCCCGAAGAAAAAAAGGCAGAGCAAAAGCCACTTGAACATATTCATCATACGCCCTTCATATGCTCACTTTGTGAGAGGATGTCGGTTTACCCCATCACTCATTGGGAACAACCTACTACACAATGCAACATCCTGTGA
- the LOC121783313 gene encoding mitogen-activated protein kinase 7-like isoform X2: MATPVEPPNGFRPMGKHYFTMWHMLFEIDTKYVPIKGIGRGAYGVVCSSINRETNERVAIKKINNVFGNLVDALRTLRELMLLRCIKHENVIALKDVMMPSNWRGFKDIYLVYELMDSDLHQIIKSPQPLSNDHCKYFVFQLLRGLKYLHSANILHRDLKPGNLLVNADCQLKICDFGLARTSRDNGEFMTEYVVTRWYRAPELLLSCDNYGTSIDIWSVGCILAEILGRKPIFPGTDSLSQLRLIISVLGSQPEADLEFIDNAKARAYVQSLNFPGKVNFSSLYPHADTLAIDLLERMLVFDPTKRISVAEALSHPYIAGLYDPNCNPPAQYKINVDIDETIGEPVIREMMLREMLYYHPEAAYASAIY; encoded by the exons ATGGCGACTCCGGTGGAGCCCCCAAATGGATTTAGGCCGATGGGGAAGCATTACTTCACAATGTGGCATATGTTGTTCGAAATCGACACGAAATACGTTCCCATCAAGGGCATCGGGAGGGGGGCGTATGGGGTGGTTTGTTCGTCGATAAACAGGGAGACGAACGAGAGGGTGGCGATCAAGAAGATCAACAATGTGTTTGGGAATCTCGTGGACGCGCTGAGGACTCTGCGGGAGCTGATGCTGCTGCGCTGCATCAAGCACGAGAACGTGATCGCCCTCAAGGATGTGATGATGCCGAGCAACTGGAGGGGTTTTAAGGATATTTATCTGGTTTACGAGCTGATGGACTCTGATCTTCATCAGATCATTAAGTCGCCTCAGCCTTTGTCGAATGACCATTGCAAGTACTTCGTCTTTCAG CTGCTTAGAGGGTTAAAATATCTACATTCTGCGAACATTCTTCACCGGGACCTGAAGCCAGGGAACCTCCTCGTCAATGCAGACTGCCAGCTCAAAATATGTGATTTTGGACTTGCACGTACAAGCAGAGACAACGGAGAGTTCATGACTGAATATGTTGTCACGAGATGGTATCGTGCACCAGAGCTGCTCCTTTCCTGTGACAATTACGGAACCTCCATTGACATCTGGTCCGTGGGATGCATCTTGGCAGAAATTCTTGGCCGGAAACCAATCTTTCCGGGAACCGACAGCCTCAGTCAACTCAGACTTATCATCAGTGTACTTGGCAGCCAACCTGAAGCTGATCTCGAGTTTATAGACAATGCAAAGGCAAGGGCGTATGTGCAGTCGCTCAACTTTCCTGGAAAAGTGAACTTCTCTTCTTTATATCCGCACGCAGACACTTTGGCGATAGATTTGTTGGAGAGGATGCTTGTATTTGATCCTACAAAAAGAATTAGTGTTGCTGAGGCTCTCTCCCACCCTTACATTGCTGGTTTGTACGATCCGAACTGCAACCCTCCGGCCCAGTACAAGATCAATGTCGATATAGATGAGACTATCGGGGAACCAGTTATAAGGGAGATGATGTTGAGAGAGATGCTCTATTACCACCCTGAAGCTGCCTATGCCAGTGCAATATATTGA